The sequence below is a genomic window from Zootoca vivipara chromosome 9, rZooViv1.1, whole genome shotgun sequence.
TCCTACCTAAGGATCTGTAGAAAAATGGCCAGCAGTGATATTTCATCTACACAACAGAGTGTTTATCTCTCTATCCTGGCACTACCTACTCTGGAAGGAGCTGTCTGGGATCTCATCGCAACAAacaaccatagaattgcagagttggaagggacacccaatggtcatctagtccaacccccgcaatgcaggaatctcaactaaaacgtCTAACagagatggccctccaacctctgcctatacacctccaaggaaggagagtccatcacctcctgaGGGTGTCCTTCCACTGTCGAACTGCtcttaactgtcagaaagttcttcctgacgtttagtcagagtcgcctttcttgtaacttgaattaaGATTTGGGTTTGGGTCAATCAAGAGAGGCTTCCCCTCACCTGCTACCTTATGCATTCAACTGGAGGTGTCGAGTATTGGAGCTGTGATCCTCTTTGTGCAAGACACAGGCTGCTTCCCCAGAAGCCCTGCCATGCTAGCAGTCACTATGTGTTCCaccagcagaaaacattggttggggttattgcaggggtcagcaacctttttcagccgtgggccgctccactgtccctcagaccgtgtggtgggctggactgtatttttttggggaaatgaacaaattcctatgccccacaaataacccagagatgcattttaaagaaaagcacacattctattcatgtaaaaagaccaggcaggccccacaaataacccagagatgcattttaaagaaaagcacacattctactcatttaaaaacaccgggcaggtcccacaaataacccagagatgcattttaaataaaaggacacattctactcatgtaaaaatatgctgattcccagacagtccgcgggccggatttagaaggcaattgggctgcctccagcccccgggcctgagattgcctacccctggtttaccGCCTTGCATAAAGTTTATTTTAGCCCCGCATCAGCCTTTATTAACAAAAGCCCTTCCCAAATCCAGCCCAGACTCAGCGCCAGCAGCACCCAGCCTCTTGGGTCggctgctaggtaaaggtaaagggacccctgaccattaggtccagtcgtgaccgactctggggttgcggcactcatctcgcattattggccgagggagccggcgtacagcttccaggtcatgtggccagcatgacaaagccgcttctggcaaaccagagcagcacacagaaacaccgtttaccttcccgctgtagcggttcctatttatctaccctaaccctaaccacagcgccacctgggtccctgctagAGACCCACTATTTTGGCCTTTATAGGTTGGCAACCATGAACTGAGCCTGAAAGGAAGCAGGGCCAGTGCAGACATTGGACACTGATGCCATGTGCTCTCAGTCAGGTGGGAGCTTCTGAACTGACAACCAGGGCAGCCCCATAAAAGGGAATTGCAGTAGTCTAGCTTTGCGACATTGGCGGGATGAGTGTTTATTTGCTAGATATGCACCTGCTGCCTTCTCAGTTGCTACAGCCGGCAGAAAGAAATCCTATTCCAGGAGTGGCGAAGTAATTTCAAGACAACAGCGGCAGTGGGCTccagaatatacggtagttgCCTCCCTACTGCAGCCAAGAATACTACTCTGTGCACAGCTGCAGTGCTCATCCACAAAATGGAGGGTGGAACTCCAGGGCGAGATCCTGCCCTGCCGACTGCCAGCTCCATGTATTGGGATGAACTCGTGCGCATGATTTCACTGACCCTGGGGAAAGTGAGATCAAGAATTGACCGGAAAGTTGGTGTGGCATAATGCCTTGACTTCAGTCAATGAgacttttcttcctcttttagaAATGCAGTCATCTTTCAGAAAAGACACGTCTCCACAGAACTTCACAGTAGCCTATCGTATTAGCTGTAAAGGACATCTTGTCAAGGATATGTAGGATGTTTTGGGAGACTAGACTGAAgctatagaactgtagagttggaagggtcaccaagggtcatctagcccaaccccctgtaatgcaggaatctcagctaaagtgtccttggcagatggccacccaacctctactgtaaaacctccaaggaaagagatttTAGATAAAAGGAAGCTATCTTGCCCTGGCTGCCTGGTTCTAGTAACTCatccccagtccccccccccactcctattctataaaaagcattattcactTTGCACAACCCATTAAGGAAGATAGtaacacaagaaaaagaaaattcacaGCAGTAACAAGTGAATTGCACATTCAttcaaaaatccaattaaaaccatttagtttaattaattaattcaacaaaatggatgaacttgatccagtgagaCCAgctttcaaagtctgatagtcattaaCTTCTCCAGTggccccctgccacccccttaTCTCTTGGCACCCCCTAGGCAACCCAACTGCCTACCCCCAAGGGACACTACCACTCCCTTTGAGACTCACTGACCTAGACCTATTGCAGTCTGGGTCCAGGCCTGGCACCTAAGGAGCCTTGGTCCCTCTGacggatgcatagctgccaagttttcccttttcttgcgaggaagcctattcagcataagggaaaatcccttttaaaaaagggataacttggcagctatgcggatGACCTCTGTGGGAGAAGGCTCCATCATGGGTTGGACTTGGGGGCCCTGCATTGCAGTGACTGCATAGGGCTGAGCAGAAGTCCCTCGATGCAACTCTTTTGGGGGAGGGACCCCCCCAATAGAAGAACTATTGCAATCAAGCCCCCAATCTCCAGTTCATCAGGGTTCTTTGTCAAATCCAGGCCTGGACCTGGGCTGAaatggtttagatcaggcacccccaaactgcggccctccagatgttttggcctacaatccccatgatccctagttaacaggaccagtggtcagggatgatgggaattgtagtccaaaacatctggagggccgaagtttggggatgcctgcttttgataCTGAAACGGGGCTAGTTCATACATGCACACCTGCCAATTACACAAGCAATAAGATGCAAATGCACATAAATTAAATCCACACTCAAACAATCCAGTAGATGTCAAAATCCATAAGTAAAGTATGccataaaacagtgtttctcaaccagtgtgcctccagatgttttgggactacaactcccatcatccctagctagcaagaccagtggtcaggaatgatgggagttgtagtcccaaaacatctggaggcacactggttgagaaacactgccataaaaCAACCCCATACAAAGACCAAAGCATTTATAGCAGCAGATGTAGGTTAAGAGATTCAAGGGCCTACCTGTGTCAACAGGGGCATATTGAAAAGCCATGAGAATGCCAATGCATATGGGGCCTCTCGCATTTCATCAGGGAGGGGATTCAGCGCCACCAGCAAagagacagggccggctctaggtagacccccggtggcgcagggcaccacagcgccggcccgcccgctggccggccggttcgacgcgcagctgcgtccgcccgcccaccgcgctgggaaacggggcgggggggcgccagagggatccgtcgctccacggcgccagggacgcttaagacggccctgcaaagaGATCTGCCTACACATCAGCATAGGCTGATAATCAGTAGGTATCAACAGGAAACAAGTGGTTTGCAAGGcaataattttctttctttctttctttctttctttctttctttctttctttctttctttctttctttctgctgaatGGGGAGAAGCAATGGGTCCATGGTTCTGCTTTTTCACAGCTCTGCTCTTGGTGGAGACTCAAAGCTGCCCCGAGATCTGCAACTGTGTTGCCAAGAAGAAATACGGCCGCCACATCGCCGACTGCTCCTACAGAGACCTCCGGGCCGTTCCCCTCGGCCTGCCCTTCAACGCAACTACTCTCACCTTGTCCGTCAACCACATCTCCTCCCTGCAGGAAGACTCCTTTGCGGATGTTGTTGACCTGCAGGCCCTGTGGCTGTCGCACAATGAGATCAGCACCGTTGCCCGGGGCGCCTTTGCCTCCCTGGTGCAGCTGAGGGCCATTGATCTCAGCCACAACCGGATTGCCCTCTTCCCCTGGGGGGACCTGGCCAACCTCACTGCCCTGCAGCAGCTGAAGCTCAGCAGCAACCGGCTGGAGAGGGTCCCCCCAGAGGCCTTCCGCACCCTCAAGGACCTGAGATCCCTCTGGCTGAATGACAACAGGCTCTCCGTCCTCGCCAGAGGGACCTTCAGCTCCCTGCCCCTCTTGTCCCAGTTGCAGATCAACCACAACCCCTTCAACTGCTCCTGCAAGGCCTGGGGACTGAAGAggtggctggaggagactctagtTTCCATCCCAGAGAGGGACTCCATCACCTGTGCTGCCCCAGACAACCTGAAGGGCTTCATCCTTGGGAGAGCTTTGAAGCTGGACTGCATGCTTCCCTCTGTCCAGTTGGCCTATCACTCCAGCTTGGGCAACAGTGTGCTGCACGATGAGCTTACTCTCCGGTTGCACTGCAGTGCGGTGGGAAGGCCGCCACCGGAGATCCAGTGGAAAATCCAGACCTCCACTCAGGAGATGGTGATCAGTGGACCAAACGTGGGAGAAGGGGGCAACAGGCTGGCTGCCGGGAGTTTGGAGCAGCGCATCCTGGTCTTCAAGAACGGCTCGATGGCCATCCCTGAGTTCAGCAAGGCTGATGAGGGCATCTACACCTGCCAGGCCTTGAATGATGTGGGGTCTCGGGAGGCCTCGGTCAATGTGGCCTTGGCCGGTTCGAAGAATCCTGCCGGGGACATCATCCGGAACAATATCCAAGCCAGCGAGCCCCAAACTGAACCTTGTGAGAAAGAGGAGTCCCCCAAATCGGAAGACAAGTTCGTGGTGATCTACCTTACCCCCGTGGTGCCGATGACCAGCAATGAGGGAGCCACCCTTTGGGAGCCACAGGCCTGGGCTGGTGTCCTTCTGCTTCCACTGCTCACTCTTTATGGCTGAGACACTTGCAGCCTGGTATCATGCGTAGGAACGTAGTGCTGCATTATTGGAGGCGAGGCTGagatattatttattgcatttatatcccaccagtttctcccaggagctcaaggtaacGTAGTTAGTTCTCGCCATAACCCATTTTatccctacaacaacaacaaccctgtgagggaggttaggctgagaggcagtgacgtTAATGGCCAAGTAGGTGTTTGAAACTTGGTCTCtctcaggtcctggtccaacactctaaccactacgtgTCACTACCCCCCTGGTTGCAAAGCAGAGCTGTCAAAGTTAAATCATCATTCCTCCTTCCAGGAAaccttgagaactgtagttccccATGTAGGGATTAGAGTCCACTAACACAGAATCCTCAGCAACTTAGAAGGAAGCCATGGCATTGCAGTAGGAAAAGTGACTGAGcttgttttaaacatttaattTTTGTGGGAAGGACTTGATTTCTTCCATTTTAGTCTCATAACTGTAATTTGTTTCAAACTCCCCCCCAAAGTGTATTTTTAAGTGCTGTGACCAGCAAAGGGTGAGGGATAAATCCTGATCTTCGTTGTATTCAATGCTGTGTTCACAAACAACAATCTAACATTTTCAAAGAGAGGATACCATATTTCCAGTCATTGTGCttaacatttgcaaaaaaagaaggcaAGATTGCAGTTTATTCCCGCTATGACTAACCATACTTTAAATATTCAAAGAAATCTGTCTTCTGCATCACCACTGAAAGGCCGAACAAGACAGAACATTAAATGCATCTTTTCAtttaaagtttgtgtgtgtgtttcagtacAACTTGTATCAGAGTGGGACTGAAATTTAATGGGATCAGAGCACAGGTATAGAGGAGAGATGTAACCATTTCCTTCCCTGCTATGGCCCTCAGAAAAGTCCCTGTTCTGAAGCTGgcatttgctgtgtgtgtgtgtgtgtgtgtgtgtgtgtgtgtgtctgtctgtctgtctgtctgtctgtctgtctgtctgtccaatGGATCTCCAGAGGAGATTCCCTGCCAATGCAAATATCACCTTCAGGGCAGGCCTTAAATTCAGGGGAGGAAAAGGTTAaattctgtgggaatgttagggatgtggattaggatatattattagatagatcctatccaatttgtgttatcaagcttccaatatcagcagagtgacattccccttttgtgcgcagcaaaacgtgagcgttaggttcgttagaacctctacaacaatattatacttcctggcaaatccccttttacCCTCttgaaagaaatacacaacacagtgtttataaaataagatagaatttacttacaggttcatcctgagttaacagcataatctcagaaaggcaggcttacataGAAAAGTTAcgaatatgtacatgtggagtcTACTTGGTAGAGTAAGGCTccctctggtctctctcttggcagcaggccaagagggagaaccatcctaactggagattctctggagatgtgttcccattgaagaagagatggctaagagagagagtggctgctggctaggggcttttctctgccagctaatccatctcatctgcatgtctggaggaacaggaaactgaacttagtcaggtgttcctccaggtgagttcctcttagtggacactctaggaactgttgtgacttgtctgccccagtattccatcccacaaatTCGTTACCCATTCCTTATTCTTATTCTGATATATCATCAGTCCCTCCTTTCCTGCACTGATGCCATTTGCATTTATAAAAAACATTGCAGGCATGGCCACTCTTTTGAGCAATGGTTGGAATTGTGGTTTGGTTTTTATGCAGTGAGTAATGAGAAGGATATAGGACTCTGCCTTCTGCTGGACTTCCCCAACATGGCGcagaaaaggcgagtaagaggcaATGTGATAGAAATGTATAAACTTATTcatggcctggagaaagtggatagagaaatgtttttctccctcttataCTGCTAGAACTCATCGATATCCAGTGAAGCTGTATGTTGAAAGTTTCAGGATGgctaaaagaaagcccttcttcacgcagcgcagtgttaaactgtggaacacCTTGCTGCAGGGGACTTTGattgccaccaacctggatggctttaaaagaggattagacaaattcatggaggaggagagagctatggattggctcctagccaggatggctctgctgtgTCTCCACAGTCGGAGGGAGCAGTGCTTCTCAATGCCAGGTGCCGgagacagcaggaggggagagagcagctcttctgctcaggtcctgGCTGTGGGTTTCTCActggggcacctggctggcccctgtgtgaggacagggtgctagactaggtgggccattggcctgatgcagcaggctctaCTAAAGTTCATATGCCCTCCAAACAGCCAAAGGTTAGGGATTATGCAGTGCCGTTGCCACTGGGGTGGGTTTTTGCCCCGAGTGAAGCCTCTAGAGGGGCACCAGCCTGTTTGCATGTGGCAAATGCACATGGGGGTGCCAAACTGGTGAAacaaagcctagttttgccccaaaccactgagcctagggcttgctgatcagaaggtcggcggttcgaatccctgtgacggggtgagctcccgttgctcggtcccagctcctgccaacctagcagttcgaaagcacatcaaaatgcaagtagataaataggaaccgctctggcgggaaggtaaacggcatttccatgtgctgctctggttcaccagaagcggctttgtcatgctggccacatgacctg
It includes:
- the ISLR gene encoding immunoglobulin superfamily containing leucine-rich repeat protein, producing MGPWFCFFTALLLVETQSCPEICNCVAKKKYGRHIADCSYRDLRAVPLGLPFNATTLTLSVNHISSLQEDSFADVVDLQALWLSHNEISTVARGAFASLVQLRAIDLSHNRIALFPWGDLANLTALQQLKLSSNRLERVPPEAFRTLKDLRSLWLNDNRLSVLARGTFSSLPLLSQLQINHNPFNCSCKAWGLKRWLEETLVSIPERDSITCAAPDNLKGFILGRALKLDCMLPSVQLAYHSSLGNSVLHDELTLRLHCSAVGRPPPEIQWKIQTSTQEMVISGPNVGEGGNRLAAGSLEQRILVFKNGSMAIPEFSKADEGIYTCQALNDVGSREASVNVALAGSKNPAGDIIRNNIQASEPQTEPCEKEESPKSEDKFVVIYLTPVVPMTSNEGATLWEPQAWAGVLLLPLLTLYG